A window from Nevskia ramosa DSM 11499 encodes these proteins:
- a CDS encoding PDR/VanB family oxidoreductase: protein MTNILQLEVASIRSEAKDVLVLELRARSGVPLPAFSAGSHLEVNLGNGLIRHYSLCNDPAERDRYCIGVGLAPSSRGGSRRIHDLVRRGDLLSVSQPRNNFPLVADAEQYCFVAGGIGITPILSMIRWCVAAGKRWQLFYCVRSRQRAAFYEDIKALGNPAAVHFHIDEEQSGRFFDAESALRAVPATAHVYCCGPAPLMRAVQEAGRDRPSDHVHFEWFSAEPKTQEDLQAFDVVVRSSKQRFRVGADQSILGVLEDNGILLPSACREGLCGTCQVSVLSGIPDHRDTVLSAEQRASNQTMLVCVSRAQSDVLELDL from the coding sequence GTGACCAACATTCTGCAACTCGAAGTGGCAAGCATCCGCAGCGAAGCCAAGGACGTTCTTGTGCTGGAGCTGCGCGCTCGATCGGGCGTGCCCTTGCCGGCTTTCAGTGCCGGATCTCACCTCGAAGTGAATCTTGGCAATGGCCTGATCCGGCATTACTCGCTTTGCAACGATCCGGCCGAACGGGATCGTTATTGCATCGGCGTCGGGCTTGCACCCAGCAGTCGAGGAGGGTCTCGCCGCATCCATGATCTGGTGCGTCGGGGCGACCTGCTTTCCGTCAGCCAGCCGAGAAACAACTTTCCCCTCGTTGCGGATGCAGAGCAGTACTGCTTCGTGGCGGGAGGCATCGGCATCACGCCGATCCTGTCGATGATCCGATGGTGCGTGGCGGCCGGGAAGCGATGGCAGCTGTTCTACTGCGTCCGTTCACGGCAGCGGGCGGCGTTCTACGAAGACATCAAGGCGCTGGGCAACCCGGCTGCAGTCCATTTCCACATCGACGAGGAGCAGTCCGGTCGATTCTTCGATGCGGAGTCCGCGCTGCGCGCCGTACCGGCAACGGCCCACGTCTACTGTTGTGGCCCCGCTCCGTTGATGCGGGCGGTGCAGGAAGCCGGCCGTGATCGGCCCAGTGATCATGTGCACTTCGAGTGGTTCTCCGCCGAGCCGAAGACGCAGGAGGACCTTCAGGCATTCGATGTCGTCGTTCGAAGCTCGAAGCAGCGTTTCAGGGTCGGCGCCGATCAGAGCATTCTCGGCGTCCTCGAAGACAACGGCATTCTCCTTCCGAGCGCCTGCCGTGAAGGTCTCTGCGGCACTTGTCAGGTTTCGGTCCTGTCCGGAATTCCCGATCACCGCGACACCGTGTTGTCGGCGGAACAGCGGGCATCGAACCAGACCATGCTGGTCTGTGTTTCGAGAGCGCAATCGGACGTTCTGGAATTGGATCTGTAG
- a CDS encoding aromatic ring-hydroxylating dioxygenase subunit alpha: MFLKNAWYCAGWDYEIHQGRDAIVSRMMAGERVVLYRKPDGGMVALEDRCPHRQAALSLGRKEGNSLRCLYHGMKFNSEGVCEEIPGQTTIPERACVRAYPVVEKDNWIWVWMGEPAKADPKLICFSVGPGDPNWHIKTSQMRVETNYRWEIENLADLSHLTWVHPNTVGGDRAYGEIKPIHTITPRGLNTVFWVRSVAPTGSVKHIFPEDMKLDICFDIQHTVPCNWIMRFRAFSAGTNTEGESNGQLLVDTWTCQAVTPRDEDSVDYYYSWGASKETEIKGLSDLLGNALDEAFTEDRIMLEAQHLRRKEKPNLKMINISHDAGPGKMLWVLDKLIREEGQAQPVAEPA; the protein is encoded by the coding sequence ATGTTTCTGAAGAACGCCTGGTACTGCGCCGGCTGGGACTACGAAATTCACCAGGGCCGCGATGCCATCGTTTCAAGAATGATGGCCGGCGAGCGTGTGGTGCTGTACCGCAAGCCTGATGGCGGCATGGTGGCTTTGGAAGATCGTTGCCCGCACCGGCAGGCTGCGCTCTCCCTGGGTCGCAAGGAAGGAAACTCGCTGCGCTGCCTGTACCACGGCATGAAGTTCAACAGCGAAGGTGTCTGCGAGGAAATTCCCGGTCAGACGACAATTCCCGAGCGCGCCTGCGTGCGCGCCTATCCGGTGGTCGAAAAGGACAACTGGATCTGGGTCTGGATGGGCGAGCCCGCCAAGGCCGATCCCAAGTTGATCTGCTTCTCGGTCGGGCCGGGTGATCCCAACTGGCATATCAAGACCTCCCAGATGCGCGTGGAGACCAACTATCGCTGGGAGATCGAGAATCTTGCCGATCTCAGTCACCTGACCTGGGTCCATCCGAACACGGTCGGCGGCGACCGCGCCTACGGCGAGATCAAGCCGATCCACACCATCACGCCACGCGGCCTCAACACAGTGTTCTGGGTTCGCTCGGTTGCGCCCACCGGATCGGTGAAGCACATCTTCCCGGAGGACATGAAGCTCGACATCTGCTTCGATATCCAGCACACCGTGCCTTGCAACTGGATCATGCGCTTCCGCGCGTTCAGCGCCGGAACCAACACCGAAGGCGAATCCAACGGCCAACTGCTCGTCGATACCTGGACTTGTCAGGCGGTCACGCCTCGGGATGAGGATTCGGTCGATTACTACTATTCATGGGGCGCCAGCAAGGAAACCGAGATCAAGGGGCTGAGCGATCTGCTCGGCAACGCGCTCGATGAAGCCTTCACCGAGGACAGGATCATGCTCGAGGCCCAGCATCTTCGGCGCAAGGAGAAGCCCAATCTGAAGATGATCAACATCTCTCATGATGCCGGCCCGGGAAAGATGCTCTGGGTGCTGGACAAGCTGATTCGCGAAGAAGGACAGGCTCAGCCAGTCGCCGAACCCGCCTGA
- a CDS encoding helix-turn-helix domain-containing protein → MLGSFQQGAAFRLVLGRVRTVALQWSRHFRIDESLFDAWLGIERHRKVSDLPLSLRQRQDLEAAACQPPERSPLDRALEVIIKRIGDHALNSDSLATALRMSRRSLYYLFERQNLTPNEAIRNIRLECCKEALGDPRQQSRKVIDIALNFGFSSAAAFSRQFKQRYGFQPLAFREVMLRQAASRN, encoded by the coding sequence ATGCTCGGTTCGTTTCAGCAGGGCGCTGCGTTCCGCCTGGTTCTCGGCCGGGTACGCACCGTCGCGCTGCAGTGGTCACGACACTTCCGGATCGATGAATCCCTGTTCGATGCCTGGCTCGGGATCGAGCGGCATCGGAAAGTCAGCGATCTTCCGCTGTCGCTCCGGCAACGGCAGGATCTCGAAGCCGCAGCCTGCCAGCCACCGGAGCGCAGCCCCCTGGACCGGGCACTGGAAGTGATCATCAAGCGGATCGGCGACCATGCACTGAACTCGGATTCGCTCGCCACGGCGCTGCGAATGTCCCGTCGCTCCTTGTACTACCTGTTCGAGCGACAGAATCTGACGCCGAATGAAGCGATCCGGAACATCCGTCTGGAATGCTGCAAGGAAGCCCTCGGAGATCCGCGCCAGCAAAGCCGCAAAGTGATCGATATCGCCCTGAATTTCGGCTTCTCGAGCGCCGCCGCGTTCAGCCGGCAGTTCAAGCAGCGCTATGGTTTCCAGCCACTGGCTTTCCGCGAAGTGATGCTCCGCCAGGCAGCGTCCAGAAACTGA
- a CDS encoding LuxR C-terminal-related transcriptional regulator, producing the protein MSHSSSLGASLTTKLMPPTQRSVLVDRPQLIARIERGQEQKLLLVCAPAGYGKTSVLVRAHSQLKAAGRSVGWISLDESDKDLSRFISYLVDAVRRTGIRFGQGLAILLSGGASLPSDTLKTLLLNELSTLDQDLFLILDDYHLIADEDIRDLVNAILLSPIPHIHFLIATRTHNELPVSRLRALGQLHEVAVADLMFSELEVGEFVAKVSGVQLSEAQVTRLREGTEGWVASLQMVGIALSDSGDIDHFLDRFSGEHRSIGDFLGEEVLRRQPEELQDFLLATSILNRFNCSLSNAVLERENGRAMIDEIERRNLFVFSLDAEHHWYRYHHLFSDFLRRRLKDRHPDRAAEYHRHASRWLAEHRFMIEAIGHAFNAGDSARAGELLDRASGDLFAAGQTATLLSLSSRLPGELLHRLPRLQLECAWHSELSWKFTDAKLALEHVRTALDERLEHGEAGSCPEMVFLEAKLAHRQMMLALLSDDSATTLRLAQAWLKDGKTRDPFMCASAGSAIMAANRELFHCEGVTTSSRMLHERFIEGGASYGVVFHQSIAGATFMARGDLAHAQEAYERALQVAVELHGEHSTLYNMPALMFAELYYERDQLHQAEEILAQREIASELGFVDNLIAGFVTSGRLLMLRGRRIEAETLLEDGAWLAAQYGFERMQAAILNERVRVLLLGNGVKEAQALVRASEFKDGPEAALAPREGSTTREELLALVAARLLLAAGNAREAATQLRLWYVFTKGRHCHRSALRCGVLLAKALSAAGDRRAALRVMVECLQMGESGCFIRSLIDEGADIVDLLMEIERTSLPEGGSCSQDYLRMVLAAVGVLDRLPAERSSPENGSADHASLSQREIQILDLGAKGYQNLDIAESLCLAESTVKWYWQRIFDKLDVRRRPDAIKRARQHHWIS; encoded by the coding sequence ATGTCGCATAGCAGCAGCCTTGGTGCGTCATTGACGACCAAGCTCATGCCGCCGACACAGCGAAGCGTGCTGGTCGACCGGCCCCAGTTGATTGCCCGCATCGAACGCGGCCAGGAGCAGAAGCTGCTGCTGGTCTGCGCGCCGGCGGGTTATGGCAAGACCAGCGTGCTGGTCCGCGCGCACTCGCAGCTCAAGGCCGCAGGACGCAGCGTCGGCTGGATCAGCCTCGACGAGAGCGACAAGGATCTGAGCCGTTTCATCTCATATCTGGTCGACGCCGTGCGCCGCACCGGCATCCGCTTCGGCCAGGGGCTCGCGATCCTGCTCAGCGGCGGCGCGAGCCTGCCATCGGACACGCTCAAGACGCTGCTGCTGAACGAGCTGTCGACCCTGGATCAGGACTTGTTCCTGATCCTCGATGACTACCATCTGATCGCCGATGAGGACATCCGGGATCTGGTCAACGCCATCCTGCTGTCGCCGATTCCCCACATTCATTTCCTGATCGCGACGCGCACGCACAATGAGCTGCCGGTCAGCCGGCTGCGGGCGCTCGGACAACTGCATGAGGTCGCCGTGGCCGACCTGATGTTCTCCGAGCTGGAGGTCGGGGAGTTCGTCGCCAAGGTCAGCGGCGTACAGCTCAGCGAGGCGCAGGTCACGCGCCTCCGGGAAGGCACCGAGGGCTGGGTCGCCAGCCTGCAGATGGTCGGCATCGCGCTCAGTGACAGCGGCGACATCGATCACTTTCTCGATCGCTTCTCGGGCGAGCACCGGAGCATCGGTGATTTTCTGGGCGAGGAAGTGCTGCGGCGCCAGCCCGAGGAACTGCAGGACTTCCTGCTTGCGACATCGATCCTGAACCGGTTCAACTGCAGCCTGAGCAATGCCGTGCTGGAGCGCGAGAACGGACGGGCGATGATCGACGAGATCGAGCGTCGCAATCTGTTCGTCTTCTCGCTGGATGCCGAGCATCACTGGTATCGGTATCACCACCTGTTTTCCGATTTCCTGCGCCGCCGCCTCAAGGACCGCCACCCGGATCGCGCCGCGGAATACCACCGGCATGCGTCGCGGTGGCTTGCCGAGCACCGGTTCATGATCGAAGCGATCGGGCACGCCTTCAATGCAGGCGATAGCGCCCGCGCCGGCGAGCTGCTCGACAGGGCCAGTGGCGATCTGTTCGCGGCGGGCCAGACTGCAACCTTGCTGTCGCTGTCATCGCGCCTGCCCGGCGAACTGCTGCATCGCTTGCCGCGTCTGCAGCTGGAGTGCGCCTGGCACAGCGAGCTGTCCTGGAAGTTCACCGACGCCAAGCTCGCGCTGGAACATGTGCGGACGGCGCTTGACGAGCGGCTGGAGCACGGCGAAGCGGGCAGCTGCCCGGAAATGGTCTTTCTAGAGGCGAAGCTGGCGCATCGGCAGATGATGCTGGCCCTGCTGTCGGATGATTCGGCGACGACGCTCCGATTGGCGCAGGCCTGGTTGAAGGACGGCAAGACACGGGATCCCTTCATGTGTGCGTCGGCGGGCTCCGCAATCATGGCGGCGAATCGCGAGCTGTTCCATTGCGAGGGCGTCACTACGTCGAGTCGGATGCTGCATGAGCGCTTCATCGAAGGCGGTGCGTCTTACGGGGTCGTCTTCCATCAGTCGATCGCGGGGGCGACGTTCATGGCCCGTGGTGATCTGGCGCATGCGCAGGAGGCGTACGAACGAGCCCTGCAGGTGGCGGTGGAGCTCCATGGCGAGCACTCGACGCTGTACAACATGCCCGCCCTGATGTTCGCCGAGTTGTACTACGAGCGAGACCAGCTGCATCAAGCGGAAGAGATTCTCGCGCAGCGCGAAATCGCTTCCGAGCTGGGCTTCGTCGACAACCTGATTGCCGGCTTCGTCACCTCGGGACGACTGCTGATGCTGCGTGGGCGCCGCATCGAGGCCGAAACGCTGCTGGAGGACGGCGCCTGGCTGGCAGCGCAATACGGCTTCGAGCGCATGCAGGCCGCCATCCTCAACGAGCGTGTGCGCGTGCTGCTGCTCGGCAACGGCGTGAAGGAAGCTCAGGCCCTGGTTCGGGCCAGTGAGTTCAAGGATGGTCCGGAGGCCGCGCTGGCACCCAGGGAAGGATCGACGACCCGGGAAGAGCTGCTGGCGCTGGTCGCGGCGCGCTTGCTGCTGGCTGCCGGCAACGCCCGGGAGGCGGCGACTCAGCTCCGGCTCTGGTACGTGTTCACCAAAGGCCGGCACTGCCATCGCTCCGCGTTGCGCTGTGGCGTCCTGCTGGCGAAAGCGCTGTCTGCCGCTGGCGATCGCCGCGCGGCGCTGAGAGTCATGGTCGAATGTCTGCAGATGGGAGAAAGCGGCTGCTTCATCCGCTCGCTGATCGACGAGGGCGCCGATATCGTCGATCTGCTGATGGAGATCGAGCGGACCAGCCTGCCCGAGGGCGGTTCCTGCTCCCAGGACTATCTGCGCATGGTGCTGGCGGCAGTAGGCGTGCTCGATCGCCTTCCCGCTGAACGTTCGTCGCCGGAGAACGGTTCCGCGGATCACGCCTCCTTGAGTCAACGGGAAATCCAGATCCTCGACCTCGGCGCCAAGGGCTACCAGAACCTCGATATCGCGGAATCCCTGTGCCTCGCGGAAAGCACGGTGAAATGGTACTGGCAGCGAATCTTCGACAAGCTCGATGTGCGTCGAAGGCCGGATGCCATCAAGCGCGCGCGGCAGCATCACTGGATCAGCTGA
- a CDS encoding tautomerase family protein, giving the protein MPIAHVHLIEGRSDAQKAAVIAKVTAALAEAAEVSPEAVRVLIHDVPKVNWGIGGHSAKSLGR; this is encoded by the coding sequence ATGCCGATTGCCCATGTCCATCTGATCGAAGGGCGCAGCGATGCGCAGAAGGCGGCTGTGATCGCCAAGGTGACCGCCGCGCTGGCCGAGGCTGCGGAGGTGTCACCCGAGGCCGTGCGCGTGCTCATCCATGACGTGCCCAAGGTGAACTGGGGGATCGGAGGCCACTCCGCCAAATCCCTCGGCCGCTGA
- the dmpG gene encoding 4-hydroxy-2-oxovalerate aldolase, which produces MNLKGIKVRTHDMSLRDGMHPKRHQISIEQMQKIATGLDVAGVPLIEVTHGDGLGGGSVNYGFAAASDEDYLRAVIPLLKQAKVSALLIPGIGTVDDLKVAADCGIHTVRVATHCTEADVSEQHIIAGRKLGLDTVGFLMMAHMSEPEALLKQARLMESYGAQCIYVTDSAGYMLPDDVSARVGHLRQHLNADTELGFHGHHNMAMGISNSLAAIEAGARRIDCACGGMGAGAGNTPLEVFIAVANRMGIETGVDLFKVTDVAEDLVTPILDFPVRIDRNSLTLGYAGVYSSFLLFARRAEAKYGVPAREILIELGRLKMVGGQEDMIEDTAINMARERGLSAA; this is translated from the coding sequence ATGAATCTCAAAGGCATCAAGGTCAGAACGCATGACATGTCGCTGCGCGACGGCATGCACCCGAAACGCCACCAGATCAGCATCGAACAGATGCAGAAGATCGCCACCGGCCTCGATGTCGCCGGCGTCCCGCTGATCGAAGTCACCCATGGCGATGGCCTCGGTGGCGGATCCGTCAACTACGGCTTCGCCGCCGCCAGCGACGAAGACTATCTGCGCGCCGTCATCCCACTCCTCAAGCAAGCCAAGGTCTCGGCCTTGCTGATTCCGGGCATCGGCACGGTGGACGACCTCAAGGTCGCGGCCGACTGCGGCATCCACACCGTCCGAGTCGCCACCCACTGCACCGAGGCGGATGTCAGCGAACAGCACATCATCGCCGGCCGCAAGCTCGGCCTCGACACCGTCGGCTTCCTGATGATGGCGCACATGTCCGAGCCGGAAGCCCTGCTCAAGCAAGCCAGATTGATGGAAAGCTACGGCGCCCAGTGCATCTACGTCACCGACTCCGCGGGTTACATGCTCCCGGACGACGTCAGTGCCCGAGTCGGCCACCTGCGCCAGCATCTGAACGCCGACACCGAACTCGGCTTCCACGGCCACCACAACATGGCCATGGGCATCTCCAACTCATTGGCGGCGATCGAAGCCGGAGCAAGACGCATCGACTGCGCCTGCGGCGGCATGGGCGCCGGTGCCGGCAACACGCCACTGGAAGTGTTCATTGCGGTCGCCAACCGGATGGGCATCGAGACCGGGGTCGACCTGTTCAAGGTCACCGACGTCGCCGAAGACCTGGTCACCCCGATCCTCGACTTCCCGGTGCGCATCGACCGCAACTCGCTGACTCTGGGCTATGCCGGCGTCTATTCGAGCTTCCTGCTGTTTGCCCGAAGAGCCGAGGCCAAGTACGGCGTGCCGGCCCGCGAAATTCTCATCGAACTGGGACGCCTGAAGATGGTCGGCGGCCAGGAAGACATGATCGAAGACACCGCCATCAATATGGCGCGTGAACGTGGGTTGAGCGCCGCCTGA
- a CDS encoding acetaldehyde dehydrogenase (acetylating) — MKRIRCAIIGPGNIGTDLLYKLKRSSVLEPVWMVGVDPESEGLARAREYGLKTTAEGVDGLLPFVASDNIQIAFDATSAYVHKQHSDALTALGVMMIDLTPAAIGPFCIPPINLKAHAGSRQMNVNMVTCGGQATIPMVYAVSRVQKVSYAEIVATVASKSIGPGTRKNIDEFTRTTAAAVKSVGGAERGKAIIIVNPAEPPLIMRDTVHCLTVDAPKQKEIEASVREMLAEVQKYVPGYRVMNGPVFDGNRVTTFLQVEGLGDYLPKYAGNLDIMTAAAARTAEMFAEEILAGRITPVAA; from the coding sequence ATGAAAAGAATCCGCTGCGCGATCATCGGCCCTGGGAACATCGGGACGGACCTGCTGTACAAGCTGAAGCGTTCGAGCGTGCTGGAGCCGGTGTGGATGGTCGGCGTCGATCCGGAATCGGAAGGTCTGGCGCGGGCGCGGGAATACGGCCTGAAGACCACGGCCGAAGGGGTGGACGGCCTGCTGCCGTTCGTGGCCAGCGACAACATCCAGATTGCGTTTGATGCCACCAGCGCCTACGTCCACAAGCAGCACTCCGATGCGCTGACCGCGCTCGGCGTGATGATGATCGACCTGACGCCAGCCGCGATCGGCCCGTTCTGCATCCCGCCGATCAACCTGAAAGCCCATGCCGGCAGCCGGCAGATGAACGTCAACATGGTCACCTGCGGCGGCCAGGCGACGATTCCGATGGTCTACGCCGTATCCCGCGTGCAGAAGGTGTCGTACGCCGAGATCGTGGCGACGGTGGCCTCGAAATCGATTGGCCCCGGCACCCGCAAGAACATCGACGAATTCACCCGCACCACGGCCGCTGCCGTGAAATCAGTCGGCGGTGCCGAACGCGGCAAGGCGATCATCATCGTCAACCCGGCCGAACCACCGTTGATCATGCGCGACACCGTCCATTGCCTGACGGTGGACGCACCGAAGCAGAAAGAGATCGAAGCCTCGGTGCGCGAGATGCTCGCCGAAGTCCAGAAGTACGTGCCCGGCTACCGGGTCATGAACGGCCCGGTGTTCGACGGCAACCGGGTCACCACCTTCCTGCAGGTGGAAGGGCTCGGTGACTACCTGCCGAAGTACGCCGGCAACCTCGACATCATGACCGCCGCGGCCGCCCGCACCGCCGAAATGTTCGCCGAAGAAATCCTCGCCGGGCGCATCACGCCCGTGGCCGCCTGA
- the dmpH gene encoding 2-oxo-3-hexenedioate decarboxylase — translation MTLDNNTIQQLAAHLENAELSATAVTKITDAHPQLDWDDAYAIQAAIRTRKESRGHRIAGLKAGLTSRAKMKQMGVETPVFGLIFDYMSVADGGEIDTKKLIHPKVEAEIAFVLKKSLRGPGCHVGAVLAATDFVVPAVEIIDSRYENFRFDLASVIADNTSASRFVVGGVARSVEGLDLRTLGLVMEKNGEIVAMAAGAAVLGHPAVAVAALANHLATRGEEIPAGTFIMSGGATEAIPVAAGDAISVRFQDLGSVSMRFV, via the coding sequence ATGACTCTCGATAACAACACCATCCAGCAACTCGCCGCCCATCTCGAAAACGCCGAGCTGAGTGCCACCGCCGTCACCAAGATCACCGATGCCCATCCGCAGCTCGACTGGGATGATGCCTACGCCATCCAGGCCGCGATCCGGACCCGCAAGGAGTCGCGCGGCCATCGCATTGCCGGCTTGAAGGCGGGACTGACCTCGCGCGCCAAGATGAAGCAGATGGGCGTGGAAACGCCGGTCTTCGGCCTGATCTTCGATTACATGAGCGTCGCCGATGGCGGCGAGATCGATACCAAGAAGCTGATCCATCCGAAGGTCGAAGCGGAGATCGCGTTCGTGCTGAAGAAATCGCTGCGTGGTCCCGGCTGCCATGTCGGCGCCGTGCTCGCGGCCACTGATTTCGTGGTGCCGGCAGTCGAGATCATCGACTCTCGCTACGAGAACTTCCGCTTCGATCTCGCCAGCGTGATCGCCGACAACACGTCTGCTTCGCGCTTCGTCGTCGGTGGCGTCGCCCGCAGTGTCGAAGGCCTGGACCTGCGCACGCTCGGTCTGGTGATGGAGAAGAACGGCGAGATCGTCGCGATGGCCGCGGGTGCCGCCGTGCTCGGCCATCCGGCGGTGGCGGTGGCTGCGCTGGCCAATCATCTGGCGACGCGTGGCGAGGAGATTCCTGCCGGCACTTTCATCATGAGCGGTGGTGCGACCGAAGCGATTCCCGTCGCGGCCGGAGACGCCATTTCCGTGCGCTTCCAGGACCTCGGGTCCGTATCGATGCGCTTCGTCTGA
- the dmpE gene encoding 2-oxopent-4-enoate hydratase, which yields MNPQDIRQYGDELYEALVSRRAVAPLTERQPEITLDDAYRIQLRMIERRLANGETIVGKKIGVTSKAVQDMLKVYQPDFGQLTSAMVYHEGQPIPVDTLIAPKAEAEVAFILKADLNGPGIIAADVLRATDYVLPCFEIVDSRIRDWKIKIQDTVADNASCGVFVLGGTPRSLRGFDLSVAGMVVEKNGDIVSTSAGASVQGSPVNAVAWLANTLGALGIPLKAGEVILSGSQSPLMPVVAGDSFTCSVGGLGGCSVRFV from the coding sequence ATGAACCCACAAGACATTCGCCAATACGGCGACGAGTTGTACGAAGCACTGGTCTCGCGCCGTGCCGTGGCACCGCTCACCGAACGCCAGCCCGAGATCACGCTTGATGATGCCTACCGCATCCAGCTGCGGATGATCGAGCGGCGTCTGGCCAACGGCGAAACGATCGTCGGCAAGAAGATCGGCGTCACCTCGAAAGCGGTGCAGGACATGCTCAAGGTCTACCAGCCGGACTTCGGTCAGCTGACCTCGGCCATGGTCTATCACGAAGGTCAGCCGATCCCCGTCGACACGCTGATTGCCCCGAAGGCGGAGGCCGAGGTGGCCTTCATCCTGAAAGCCGATCTGAATGGCCCGGGCATCATCGCGGCCGATGTGTTGCGCGCCACCGATTACGTGCTGCCGTGCTTCGAGATCGTCGACAGCCGCATCCGCGACTGGAAGATCAAGATTCAGGACACCGTCGCCGACAACGCCTCCTGCGGCGTGTTCGTGCTCGGCGGCACGCCGCGATCCCTGCGCGGCTTCGATCTGTCGGTGGCCGGCATGGTCGTCGAGAAGAACGGCGACATCGTCAGCACCTCGGCGGGTGCCTCGGTGCAAGGCTCGCCGGTCAATGCCGTCGCCTGGCTGGCCAACACCCTCGGTGCGCTCGGCATTCCGCTGAAGGCCGGCGAAGTGATCCTGTCCGGCTCGCAATCACCTCTGATGCCGGTTGTCGCCGGCGATTCCTTTACCTGCAGCGTCGGCGGCCTCGGTGGCTGCTCGGTGCGCTTCGTCTGA
- a CDS encoding alpha/beta fold hydrolase — protein sequence MTANSNPEIGLSIVAAGIRTNYHDLNSSAPGVPLLLIHGSGPGVSAFANWRLVMPKFAETRRVIAPDMVGFGFTDRPVDHQYSLDRWVSHAIGLLDALALPQVDLVGNSFGGALSLALAIRHPKRVRRLVLMGAAGVHFELTPALDAVWGYQPSFESMRRMMDLFAYDRSLVNDELAQLRYQASIRPGFQESFSAMFPVPRQRSIDALASPEADISQLAHQTLVVHGREDQVIPLFTSLKLAQLIPNAQLHVFGKCGHWTQIEHSARFARLVTDFLQEAA from the coding sequence ATGACTGCCAACAGCAATCCGGAAATCGGCCTGAGCATCGTCGCCGCAGGCATCCGCACCAACTATCACGACCTCAACAGCAGCGCGCCGGGCGTGCCGCTGCTGCTGATCCACGGCTCCGGCCCGGGCGTCAGCGCCTTCGCGAACTGGCGGCTGGTGATGCCGAAATTCGCCGAGACCCGCCGCGTCATCGCGCCGGACATGGTCGGCTTCGGTTTCACCGATCGTCCGGTCGATCATCAGTACTCACTGGATCGCTGGGTAAGTCATGCCATCGGCCTGCTCGATGCACTCGCGCTGCCGCAGGTCGATCTGGTCGGCAATTCCTTCGGCGGTGCCTTGTCGCTGGCGCTGGCCATCCGCCACCCCAAGCGCGTGCGCCGACTGGTGCTGATGGGCGCAGCCGGTGTGCACTTCGAACTGACACCAGCGCTCGATGCGGTCTGGGGCTATCAGCCGTCGTTCGAAAGCATGCGTCGGATGATGGATCTGTTCGCCTACGACCGTTCCCTGGTCAATGACGAACTCGCGCAGCTGCGCTATCAGGCCAGCATCCGCCCCGGCTTCCAGGAATCGTTCTCGGCGATGTTTCCGGTCCCCCGTCAGCGCTCGATCGATGCGCTGGCCAGCCCGGAAGCCGACATCTCCCAGCTTGCCCACCAGACCCTGGTCGTCCACGGCCGCGAGGATCAGGTGATCCCGCTTTTCACTTCGCTGAAGCTCGCCCAGCTGATCCCGAACGCGCAGCTGCATGTGTTCGGCAAATGCGGCCACTGGACCCAGATCGAACATTCGGCGCGCTTCGCGCGGCTGGTCACCGATTTCCTGCAGGAAGCGGCTTGA